The Thermococcus thermotolerans genome contains a region encoding:
- the pheT gene encoding phenylalanine--tRNA ligase subunit beta — MPKFDVSKADLERLVGKTFTVKEWEDLFLYAKCELDDVWEENGEIYFKADSKDTNRPDLWSAEGIARQIRFALGLEKGLPKYEVEKSDVTVYVDEKLKEIRPYGVYAIVEGLSLNEEALKQMINLQEKVALTFGRRRREVAIGIFDFDRVKPPIYYRAAEKTEKFVPLGFDEELTLEEILERHEKGREYGHLIRDKPHYPLLVDSEGKVLSMPPVINSEITGRVTTETKNVFVDVTGWDLKKITLALNVVVTALAERGGKIKSVKVVYPDFEIETPDLTPKEFEVELDYIKRLTGLELGDEDIKNLLERMMYRVELTDGKARLLYPAFRDDIMHARDVLEDVLIAYGYNEIEPEEPELAVQGRGDKFVEFEDAVRELMVGFGLQEVMTFNLTNREAQYGKMLAEAGRDYFTHPPADLVEIENPISPKWSALRVWLTPSLLDFLSQNTHEEYPQRIFEVGKVTLIDESRETKTVSESKLAVALAHPRVTFTEAKEILESVMRHLGFEYALEEIEHPSFIEGRVGRIVVDGKVIGIIGEIHPAVLENWGIEMPVAAFELFLRPLYREPYL, encoded by the coding sequence ATGCCGAAGTTCGACGTTTCCAAGGCTGACCTTGAAAGGCTGGTTGGAAAGACCTTCACCGTTAAGGAGTGGGAGGACCTCTTCCTCTACGCCAAATGCGAGCTGGACGACGTCTGGGAGGAGAACGGTGAGATATACTTCAAGGCCGACTCAAAGGACACCAACAGGCCCGACCTTTGGAGCGCAGAGGGCATAGCGAGGCAGATCCGGTTTGCCCTCGGCCTGGAGAAAGGCCTGCCGAAATATGAAGTTGAAAAGAGCGACGTTACGGTTTACGTCGACGAGAAGCTGAAGGAAATCCGCCCCTACGGTGTATACGCCATCGTTGAAGGACTGAGCCTCAACGAAGAGGCACTCAAGCAGATGATCAACCTCCAGGAGAAGGTCGCCCTGACCTTTGGAAGGAGGAGAAGAGAGGTAGCGATAGGCATCTTCGACTTCGACAGGGTGAAGCCGCCGATATACTATCGCGCCGCAGAGAAGACTGAAAAGTTCGTCCCGCTGGGCTTCGATGAGGAGCTGACGCTGGAAGAAATTCTTGAGAGGCACGAGAAGGGCAGGGAGTACGGCCACCTCATAAGGGACAAGCCCCACTACCCGCTCCTCGTTGACAGTGAGGGCAAAGTCCTCTCAATGCCCCCTGTTATAAACTCCGAGATAACCGGCAGGGTAACCACCGAGACTAAGAACGTCTTCGTTGACGTCACCGGATGGGATTTGAAGAAGATAACCCTTGCCCTGAACGTGGTGGTTACCGCCTTGGCGGAGCGCGGAGGAAAGATCAAGAGCGTTAAGGTCGTCTATCCAGACTTCGAGATCGAGACCCCTGACCTCACCCCGAAGGAATTCGAGGTCGAGCTGGACTACATCAAAAGGCTGACCGGACTGGAGCTGGGTGACGAGGACATCAAGAACCTCCTGGAGCGCATGATGTACCGGGTCGAACTGACCGATGGTAAAGCAAGGCTCCTCTATCCAGCCTTCCGCGACGACATAATGCATGCGAGGGATGTCCTTGAGGACGTCCTAATTGCTTACGGCTACAACGAGATAGAACCGGAGGAGCCTGAGCTGGCAGTGCAGGGCAGGGGTGACAAGTTCGTCGAATTCGAGGACGCGGTCAGGGAGCTGATGGTCGGCTTTGGCCTTCAGGAGGTCATGACCTTCAATCTCACCAACAGGGAGGCTCAGTACGGGAAGATGCTTGCTGAGGCCGGCCGGGACTACTTCACCCACCCGCCGGCGGATCTCGTTGAGATAGAGAACCCGATAAGCCCCAAGTGGTCGGCCCTCAGGGTGTGGCTCACCCCCAGTCTGCTGGATTTCCTGAGCCAGAACACCCACGAGGAGTACCCGCAGAGAATCTTTGAGGTTGGAAAGGTCACCCTGATCGACGAGAGCAGGGAAACAAAGACCGTGAGCGAGAGCAAGCTGGCGGTTGCCTTAGCTCACCCGCGCGTAACATTTACAGAGGCCAAGGAGATACTCGAAAGCGTTATGCGCCACCTCGGCTTCGAATACGCGCTGGAAGAAATTGAACACCCGAGCTTCATAGAGGGCAGGGTTGGAAGAATAGTGGTGGACGGAAAGGTGATAGGGATAATCGGAGAAATCCACCCGGCAGTCCTAGAGAACTGGGGAATAGAAATGCCCGTGGCGGCCTTCGAACTGTTTTTGAGGCCGCTCTACAGGGAGCCCTATCTCTAG
- the truA gene encoding tRNA pseudouridine(38-40) synthase TruA: protein MRMALRIAYDGTAFYGFQRQPNLRTVEGELIRVLSKLGIMRDAESSNFKGASRTDRGVSAFFNVVAFDIDSRPDLVRGEVLNHHLKDAWVLGVAEVSEDFHPRFWARSKTYRYYLVDEGFEENPMKECASIFVGRHDFSAFSRLEPGKDPVRELTRVEVRKRHGYYVIELEGKSFLWEMARRVVNAIRFCGLGLMEPEEVEGMLSGNYEKKVPPAAPEGLILWHIEYEGINFRMDERGLKKAKRDIFKRYSRALTRAALFGDVLLKL from the coding sequence ATGCGGATGGCCCTGAGGATAGCGTACGACGGTACTGCATTTTACGGCTTCCAGAGACAGCCAAACCTCAGGACAGTTGAAGGGGAGCTCATAAGAGTCCTCTCAAAGCTCGGGATAATGCGGGACGCCGAGAGCTCGAACTTCAAGGGCGCATCCAGAACGGACAGGGGCGTCTCCGCGTTCTTTAACGTTGTGGCCTTCGACATTGATAGCAGACCGGACCTCGTTCGGGGTGAGGTTCTCAACCACCACCTAAAGGACGCATGGGTTCTTGGCGTTGCTGAGGTGTCCGAGGATTTCCACCCACGCTTTTGGGCAAGGTCAAAGACCTACAGGTACTACCTCGTTGATGAGGGCTTTGAGGAGAACCCCATGAAGGAATGCGCCTCAATCTTCGTGGGAAGGCACGACTTTTCGGCCTTTTCAAGGCTGGAACCGGGAAAAGACCCCGTGAGGGAGCTAACGAGGGTCGAGGTGAGAAAGAGGCATGGTTACTACGTCATAGAGCTTGAGGGCAAAAGCTTCCTCTGGGAGATGGCGAGAAGGGTAGTTAACGCCATCAGATTCTGCGGTCTCGGCCTCATGGAACCGGAAGAGGTTGAGGGGATGCTCTCCGGAAACTATGAGAAAAAGGTGCCCCCAGCGGCTCCAGAAGGCCTAATCCTCTGGCACATAGAATATGAGGGGATAAACTTCCGCATGGACGAAAGGGGGCTTAAAAAAGCGAAACGTGACATCTTTAAACGCTACTCACGAGCGCTTACGAGGGCGGCCCTTTTTGGGGACGTTCTCCTCAAGCTTTGA
- a CDS encoding DEAD/DEAH box helicase, translating to MVVLRIPDGSALVKVEKADPQVYFKIYELLSYKKDFGKWEKPESLYDPYERTFPVGVLPRVKKFLNSKGYRVRVRDERQVRGVKLNSTWNENYLMRRYQERAIKKALKEKMGVLSLPVGSGKTVVGLRIIHELDLSALIVVHTKELLYQWADKVTEVLGIEPGIVGDNRWEERAVTVAMIQTLLSRGADKLQNEYAIVMFDECHRTSAAEKFYRLGLSLPQVYRFGLSATPWRRVRGEEIKIEAVVGPTIFEVKAEDLIKEKFLARPRFEIITYESKMPSFSERYKELYEDMIMNNEERNRAIVQKAAELARKGHRVLIDVKRIEHGKILKEMLEKEGIKAEFLSSQSPDRWGILEGFKEGSIPVLVSTLLKEGVDIPEISAIILAGGGKSDIMTIQTIGRALRPKRGMKAVIVDIQDDDPLLFTHFIERQKALKQYYGRYYDREMASKLEENVPKKGRPRKRS from the coding sequence ATGGTAGTCCTTCGAATTCCGGATGGTTCGGCACTGGTGAAAGTTGAGAAGGCTGATCCTCAGGTTTACTTCAAGATATACGAGCTGCTGAGCTACAAGAAGGACTTTGGGAAGTGGGAGAAGCCCGAAAGCCTCTACGATCCCTATGAGCGGACGTTTCCAGTGGGTGTCCTTCCAAGGGTTAAGAAGTTCCTCAATTCTAAGGGCTATCGGGTGAGGGTCAGGGACGAGCGACAGGTTCGGGGTGTAAAGCTCAACTCCACGTGGAACGAGAACTACCTCATGCGCAGATATCAGGAGAGGGCGATAAAAAAGGCTCTGAAAGAAAAGATGGGTGTTCTTTCCCTTCCGGTGGGAAGTGGAAAGACCGTGGTGGGTCTGCGCATAATTCACGAGCTTGACCTTTCCGCGCTGATAGTAGTTCACACCAAAGAGCTCCTCTACCAGTGGGCGGACAAGGTTACGGAAGTTCTGGGCATTGAGCCGGGAATAGTTGGGGACAACAGGTGGGAGGAGAGGGCCGTAACGGTTGCTATGATACAGACCCTTCTCTCCAGGGGAGCGGATAAGCTCCAGAACGAGTACGCGATAGTGATGTTCGACGAATGCCACAGGACTTCCGCCGCTGAGAAGTTCTACAGGCTGGGTCTCAGCCTCCCCCAGGTTTACCGCTTTGGACTATCGGCGACACCATGGCGGCGCGTTCGCGGTGAGGAGATAAAGATTGAAGCCGTCGTCGGTCCGACCATATTCGAGGTCAAAGCTGAAGACCTGATAAAGGAGAAGTTTCTCGCAAGGCCCCGTTTCGAGATAATAACCTACGAGTCAAAGATGCCCTCGTTCAGCGAGCGCTACAAGGAGCTTTACGAGGATATGATAATGAACAACGAGGAGAGGAACAGGGCAATAGTGCAAAAAGCCGCCGAACTGGCCAGAAAAGGCCACCGCGTTCTCATAGACGTCAAACGCATAGAGCACGGCAAAATCCTGAAGGAGATGCTCGAAAAAGAGGGGATAAAGGCCGAGTTCCTCAGCTCTCAGAGTCCCGACAGGTGGGGCATCCTTGAAGGCTTTAAGGAGGGTAGCATACCGGTGCTCGTCTCCACGCTCCTCAAAGAGGGCGTTGATATACCCGAGATATCCGCGATAATCCTCGCCGGGGGTGGAAAGAGCGACATAATGACAATCCAGACCATAGGTCGCGCCCTGAGGCCAAAGAGGGGAATGAAGGCCGTCATTGTTGACATCCAGGACGATGATCCCCTGCTCTTTACCCACTTCATCGAGAGGCAGAAGGCCCTCAAGCAGTATTATGGCAGGTACTACGACAGGGAAATGGCTTCAAAGCTTGAGGAGAACGTCCCCAAAAAGGGCCGCCCTCGTAAGCGCTCGTGA
- a CDS encoding UbiD family decarboxylase gives MLREIIERFEDTVIVEEPVSKELEVTKYLVKYRDRPVLFRNVDGWSLAGNIWSTRERIAGYLGTEKEKLLHFIASSMENPEPCRTVESAPFMANSTEDFSLRELPVPKYYPRDGGQYFTSAMVIAKDEEGFVNMSFHRMMVIDDKRAAIRLVPRHLYAIWKEKAEAGEELDVRIVVGNPIHILIAGATSVAYGTSELEIASAMSRMAFGKPLDVFDLDGIPVPVETEFVFEAKILPELTDEGPFVDITGTYDHVRKQPLVVFEKMYHVDEPVFHALLPGGYEHYMLMGLPKEPQIYASVKRVVPRVHGVRLTEGGAMWLHAVVSITKQHDGDGKNAILAAFAGHPSLKHVVVVDEDINIYDDREVEWAIATRFQADRDLVIIPNARGSSLDPSAEKSLTAKWGIDATKPLGREEEFDRAEV, from the coding sequence ATGCTGAGGGAAATCATCGAGCGTTTTGAGGATACCGTCATCGTGGAAGAGCCCGTGAGCAAGGAGCTTGAGGTAACCAAGTATCTCGTAAAGTACCGCGACAGGCCGGTTCTCTTCAGAAACGTGGACGGCTGGAGTTTGGCAGGAAACATCTGGAGCACCAGAGAGAGGATAGCGGGTTACCTCGGAACTGAAAAGGAGAAACTTCTGCACTTTATAGCTAGTTCCATGGAAAATCCGGAACCCTGCAGGACGGTTGAGAGTGCACCGTTCATGGCAAACTCTACTGAGGACTTTTCTCTCCGTGAGCTCCCTGTTCCAAAGTACTATCCCCGGGATGGGGGCCAATACTTTACCTCCGCCATGGTCATAGCCAAGGACGAGGAAGGCTTTGTCAACATGTCTTTCCACAGGATGATGGTCATTGACGACAAAAGAGCCGCCATAAGGCTCGTTCCGAGGCACCTGTACGCTATATGGAAGGAAAAGGCCGAAGCCGGGGAGGAACTGGACGTCAGGATAGTTGTGGGGAATCCGATACACATCCTAATCGCCGGTGCGACGAGCGTCGCCTACGGAACGAGCGAGCTTGAAATCGCATCCGCGATGAGCAGGATGGCCTTTGGAAAGCCCCTCGATGTTTTCGACCTCGATGGAATCCCCGTCCCAGTCGAGACGGAGTTCGTCTTCGAGGCGAAGATACTCCCCGAGCTGACCGACGAGGGACCTTTCGTTGACATAACCGGAACCTACGACCACGTGAGGAAGCAGCCGCTCGTCGTCTTCGAGAAGATGTACCATGTGGACGAGCCCGTTTTTCACGCTCTCCTTCCGGGGGGCTACGAGCACTACATGCTGATGGGACTCCCCAAGGAGCCGCAGATTTACGCGAGCGTTAAGAGGGTCGTGCCCAGAGTTCACGGTGTGAGGCTGACCGAGGGCGGTGCGATGTGGCTCCATGCCGTTGTCAGCATAACCAAACAGCACGATGGAGACGGAAAGAACGCAATACTGGCTGCTTTCGCCGGCCATCCAAGTCTGAAGCACGTCGTTGTCGTTGATGAGGATATCAACATTTACGACGACCGTGAAGTGGAGTGGGCGATAGCGACGCGCTTCCAGGCGGACCGGGACCTTGTGATTATTCCCAACGCCAGGGGCAGCTCCCTGGATCCGTCCGCGGAGAAGAGCCTAACCGCCAAGTGGGGGATTGACGCAACCAAGCCGCTGGGGAGGGAAGAAGAATTCGACAGGGCGGAGGTTTAA
- a CDS encoding ABC transporter ATP-binding protein: protein MIRIENLVKVYKDVRALDGLNLEVRPGQVYGFLGPNGAGKSTTILSTLGLIFPQEGRIQLFDLEVFANGKFNEGNLVEAKRRIGYMPEHATLWEFLTPVQTLEIIADSFGIPKSEREKRIRELLELVNLWEDRDRKVGKFSKGMRQRLLLAQALINDPELLILDEPMTGLDPTGIAEFKEIIREQRKAGKTVFFSSHILAHVEEICDTVGVIVKGKLRVEDNLDSIKREFLRKAGYTIVLETNIPINFTGVEWKVTPLGEKKYRIVAPEDIREQIHDFVAAQGAKVLTMQIKAPSLEEIFLKMVE from the coding sequence ATGATAAGGATTGAAAATCTCGTTAAAGTTTACAAGGACGTTCGTGCCCTCGATGGCCTGAACCTTGAGGTTAGACCCGGCCAGGTGTACGGCTTCCTCGGACCGAACGGTGCTGGCAAGAGCACAACTATACTCAGCACGCTGGGGCTTATATTCCCTCAGGAGGGGAGGATTCAGCTTTTTGACCTTGAGGTCTTCGCCAACGGCAAGTTCAATGAGGGAAACCTCGTTGAGGCCAAGAGGCGCATAGGCTACATGCCGGAGCACGCTACCCTCTGGGAGTTTCTTACACCCGTTCAGACCCTTGAGATAATCGCTGACTCCTTTGGGATTCCAAAGTCAGAGAGGGAAAAGCGCATCAGGGAGCTCCTTGAGCTGGTCAATCTGTGGGAGGACAGGGACAGGAAGGTCGGTAAGTTCTCAAAGGGGATGCGCCAGAGGCTCCTCCTTGCCCAGGCGCTCATCAACGACCCGGAGCTTCTAATTCTGGACGAGCCGATGACGGGCCTTGACCCAACGGGAATAGCCGAGTTCAAGGAGATTATTAGAGAGCAGAGGAAGGCTGGAAAGACAGTTTTCTTCTCAAGCCACATACTGGCCCACGTTGAGGAGATATGCGACACCGTCGGGGTCATAGTTAAGGGCAAGCTCCGTGTGGAGGATAACCTTGACAGCATCAAGAGGGAGTTCCTCAGGAAGGCTGGGTACACCATAGTTCTCGAAACCAACATCCCCATCAACTTCACCGGTGTCGAGTGGAAGGTCACACCCCTCGGTGAGAAGAAGTACCGCATAGTGGCGCCGGAGGACATCAGGGAACAGATTCATGACTTCGTCGCTGCTCAGGGGGCCAAGGTGCTCACAATGCAGATAAAGGCTCCGAGCCTTGAGGAAATCTTCCTCAAGATGGTGGAGTGA
- a CDS encoding ABC transporter permease, whose amino-acid sequence MLWGFQLEFKQSLRTKKLWLILGIMILLYIPVFYIMKRSGIEDLTVEGAMTFLIQFVTGMAGFFIGILALLIGATAINSEIEKGTLRVAMSKPIKRLGYIGGKFLAHSAVLLMALLISTLVGVLGVVYLGAPLSGQLVVDVLLLNMLLLLAMIQLVALGYIISTLIRSSSSALGAALVLAFVMFLIMPNIVGYLVIRDTINNPNQDMMQLQKEYTTKYLFYVPTSQVGIITRDVGTLTGTPGGFSNVTAEYRGMAYAIRNNLTNFGILVGLTLVYLGIGFYRFLRMDLR is encoded by the coding sequence ATGCTTTGGGGATTTCAGCTTGAGTTTAAGCAGAGCCTTCGGACGAAAAAGCTCTGGCTGATACTGGGGATCATGATACTCCTCTACATTCCGGTCTTCTACATCATGAAGCGCTCTGGGATTGAGGATCTCACAGTTGAAGGGGCAATGACTTTCCTGATACAGTTCGTTACCGGAATGGCCGGCTTCTTCATAGGGATTCTTGCCCTTTTGATAGGTGCCACGGCAATAAACAGCGAGATAGAGAAGGGAACGCTGCGGGTTGCCATGAGCAAGCCGATAAAGCGCCTCGGTTATATCGGCGGCAAGTTCCTCGCACACTCGGCCGTTCTGCTCATGGCGCTCCTGATATCGACCCTCGTCGGCGTGCTCGGAGTGGTCTATCTCGGAGCACCCCTGAGCGGTCAGCTCGTCGTTGACGTTCTGCTGCTCAACATGTTGCTCCTTCTAGCGATGATTCAGCTCGTTGCTCTGGGCTACATCATTTCCACACTCATTAGGTCTTCCAGCTCCGCCCTTGGAGCAGCCCTGGTGCTCGCCTTCGTGATGTTCCTCATAATGCCCAACATCGTGGGTTATCTGGTCATCAGGGACACCATAAACAATCCCAACCAGGATATGATGCAGCTCCAGAAGGAGTACACCACAAAGTATCTGTTCTACGTTCCGACGTCCCAGGTGGGCATTATAACGAGGGATGTAGGGACACTGACGGGAACCCCCGGGGGCTTTTCCAACGTCACCGCTGAGTATCGCGGTATGGCGTATGCCATCAGAAACAACCTCACTAACTTCGGGATACTCGTTGGACTCACGCTTGTGTACCTTGGGATCGGCTTCTACCGCTTCCTCCGCATGGATCTGAGGTGA
- a CDS encoding N-glycosylase/DNA lyase — MTLDRFIKVKYKSDDGKTRELVDILSDLGLDCAKTIEEKVDLQFDALRNLHNSLEDDELFIKLVIANSIVSYQLSARGEQWWWEFSRYFSENPPKGSIADAYAEFLPGSRTNRRLVEGKVRRLEKLEPFLESLDLPALKEYYFRRMAGLRDDLARALNSKRSAKTIVFAVKMFGYAGRIVFGEFVPYPMAIEIPDDVRINAYTKRFTNEPPVSFWGRIAEQTGIPPLHIDSILWPVLGGSGEVLRRLKKHCPEWEDVLKLASL, encoded by the coding sequence ATGACCCTTGACCGCTTCATCAAGGTGAAGTACAAATCCGACGATGGGAAAACCCGGGAGCTTGTGGATATCCTCAGCGACCTTGGGCTCGACTGCGCAAAGACCATTGAGGAAAAGGTTGACCTCCAGTTCGACGCCCTCAGGAACCTCCACAACAGCCTCGAAGACGACGAGCTCTTCATCAAGCTCGTCATTGCGAACTCCATAGTGAGCTACCAGCTCTCAGCCAGGGGAGAGCAGTGGTGGTGGGAGTTCTCACGTTATTTCTCTGAGAATCCGCCGAAAGGGAGCATCGCCGATGCCTACGCCGAGTTCCTCCCCGGTTCAAGAACCAACAGGCGCCTCGTCGAAGGAAAGGTGAGGAGGCTGGAGAAGCTGGAGCCCTTCCTCGAATCCCTCGACCTCCCAGCCCTCAAAGAGTATTACTTCCGGAGAATGGCCGGGCTCAGGGACGACCTGGCCAGGGCTCTGAACTCAAAGAGAAGCGCCAAGACCATAGTCTTTGCCGTCAAGATGTTCGGCTACGCGGGGAGGATAGTCTTCGGTGAGTTTGTCCCATACCCGATGGCCATCGAGATACCCGACGACGTCAGGATAAACGCCTACACTAAACGCTTTACGAACGAGCCGCCGGTGAGCTTCTGGGGCAGAATTGCAGAGCAAACAGGAATCCCGCCGCTCCACATAGACTCAATACTCTGGCCGGTTCTGGGAGGGAGCGGGGAAGTTCTCAGGCGGTTAAAGAAGCACTGTCCGGAATGGGAGGATGTTTTGAAGCTGGCCTCGCTTTGA
- a CDS encoding HEPN domain-containing protein has protein sequence MADSPAGLTLRLAEEHLNAALDEINSGRLNFAVFHIQQAIEKSLKALLLSRNMDVRTHKLSGLISLAGIELDDELLLSLAEIEREYTRSRYYTPGFNPLTDYHIEDVSRWYEAARRIYNMVGSKL, from the coding sequence ATGGCAGATAGCCCAGCTGGTCTAACCCTCCGCCTTGCAGAGGAGCACCTGAACGCTGCCCTCGACGAGATTAACTCGGGTAGATTGAACTTTGCCGTCTTCCACATCCAGCAGGCGATTGAAAAGAGTCTGAAAGCTCTTCTTCTCTCAAGAAACATGGACGTTCGCACCCATAAGCTGAGTGGCCTCATTTCCCTTGCGGGCATTGAGCTTGACGATGAGCTGTTGCTAAGTCTCGCCGAGATCGAAAGGGAGTACACGAGGAGCAGGTATTACACTCCTGGATTTAATCCGCTCACTGACTACCACATTGAGGACGTTTCCAGGTGGTACGAAGCCGCCAGAAGGATATACAACATGGTGGGGAGCAAGTTATGA
- a CDS encoding nucleotidyltransferase domain-containing protein, with protein sequence MVGVMEPLEELLKLLDRHFDGSVKVVLLFGSRARGLAGLGSDYDILVIVGEDKSDKREFWKELFRLELKLGVSFDVIILREGELSADNPLLWGILTGYRVLHGEEHWKGMLEALKRDIRKRKPRLIEGDKQWQIAQLV encoded by the coding sequence ATGGTGGGTGTGATGGAGCCACTGGAGGAACTTTTAAAACTCTTAGACAGACACTTTGATGGGAGTGTAAAAGTTGTCCTCCTATTTGGCTCCAGGGCGAGGGGTCTGGCGGGCTTGGGCTCTGACTATGACATCCTTGTGATTGTGGGGGAGGATAAATCCGACAAGAGGGAATTCTGGAAGGAGTTGTTTAGACTGGAACTCAAGCTGGGCGTTTCTTTCGATGTGATAATTCTCCGTGAGGGGGAGCTTTCAGCTGATAACCCCCTGCTGTGGGGAATACTTACAGGATACAGGGTTCTGCATGGTGAAGAGCACTGGAAGGGTATGTTGGAGGCGCTTAAGAGGGACATTAGAAAGAGAAAACCCCGCCTCATTGAGGGGGACAAACAATGGCAGATAGCCCAGCTGGTCTAA
- a CDS encoding beta-ribofuranosylaminobenzene 5'-phosphate synthase family protein, producing the protein MIIRTPRRLHLGLIDPSATFGRRFGSLGVALKGGYEVKIVEGETMEIVAKGEDRKTIEFTIKRMNSAYETGVNYIVEVRRAIPRHVGLGSTTQLSLAVGTAIARLNNLSVSTEELARVLGRGRNGGAGVYSFAYGGFVIDGGVRNGIPPLIFREEFPEDWAFLLVIPELKPGLDEEEEKPVMARVVGRTDVAMEISHRILLGLLPALREKDVRTFGKHLSAIQRLVGKHFEAYQGGEFREDVKLILDFLTEKTYGHGQSSWGPTVYGLILRSEFQRLSEEAHDYLREHGIKAKVELGLPNNTGVEVIGESAFLERLIRSVGEG; encoded by the coding sequence ATGATAATCCGCACTCCAAGGAGGCTTCACCTGGGTCTCATTGATCCATCTGCCACCTTTGGAAGGCGCTTTGGAAGCCTCGGTGTTGCCCTGAAAGGTGGCTATGAGGTCAAAATAGTTGAAGGCGAGACCATGGAGATAGTCGCCAAGGGTGAGGATAGAAAAACCATCGAGTTCACCATAAAGAGGATGAACTCCGCCTACGAAACCGGGGTCAACTACATCGTCGAGGTCAGGAGGGCCATCCCCCGGCACGTAGGTCTCGGCTCCACCACCCAGCTCAGCCTGGCGGTCGGTACTGCCATAGCGAGACTTAACAATTTAAGCGTCTCCACTGAGGAGCTGGCAAGGGTTCTCGGTAGGGGGAGGAACGGAGGCGCCGGGGTCTATTCTTTTGCCTACGGCGGGTTCGTCATAGACGGCGGCGTTAGGAACGGCATTCCGCCCCTGATATTCCGCGAGGAATTCCCGGAGGATTGGGCTTTTCTCCTGGTTATTCCTGAGCTCAAGCCCGGACTGGATGAAGAGGAGGAAAAGCCCGTGATGGCCAGGGTTGTGGGGAGAACCGACGTTGCCATGGAGATAAGCCACAGAATACTGCTCGGTCTCCTGCCGGCCCTCAGGGAGAAGGACGTGAGAACCTTCGGCAAACATCTCTCGGCGATACAGAGGCTCGTTGGAAAACACTTCGAGGCCTACCAGGGCGGGGAGTTCAGGGAGGACGTCAAGCTTATACTCGACTTTCTGACGGAGAAAACCTACGGCCACGGCCAGAGCTCCTGGGGGCCGACGGTTTACGGGTTGATACTCAGGAGTGAATTCCAGAGGCTCAGCGAGGAAGCTCACGACTACCTCAGGGAGCACGGGATAAAGGCGAAGGTCGAGCTCGGTCTTCCGAACAACACCGGGGTGGAGGTAATAGGAGAGAGCGCATTTCTCGAAAGGTTGATAAGGTCTGTTGGAGAAGGGTAA
- the folP gene encoding dihydropteroate synthase, whose product MKFAGVDLSEPRIMGVINVSPESFYKGSVRDDEDRLIETAVKMVEEGASFIDIGAKSTAPYLETQIPLEEEIRRAVWAVKTIRDHVDVPISIDTTSAKVAEEALKAGADIINDVTGLKGDPRMAEVAGEYSAPTIVCAHGEVRNLSDPVHTVIDFLQESLVIAEKHGVEEIAIDPAIGFLRPEWPPWYEWDSKVIANLDILKIFGRPILVGISRKSFIGAITGRKDPAERLPGSLAATAIAVFNGANIIRTHDVKETLDAVKVAHFIRRFSP is encoded by the coding sequence ATGAAGTTCGCCGGAGTTGACCTGAGCGAGCCGAGGATAATGGGCGTCATCAATGTCTCCCCCGAGAGCTTCTACAAGGGGAGCGTCAGGGACGATGAAGATAGGCTGATTGAGACCGCAGTAAAGATGGTTGAGGAGGGTGCGTCCTTCATCGACATCGGCGCCAAATCGACGGCCCCTTATCTTGAGACCCAGATTCCCCTGGAGGAGGAAATCAGGAGGGCGGTCTGGGCGGTTAAGACCATCCGCGACCACGTCGATGTGCCGATAAGCATAGACACTACCAGCGCAAAAGTCGCCGAAGAGGCGCTCAAAGCGGGGGCGGACATTATAAACGACGTTACCGGGCTGAAGGGAGACCCGAGGATGGCCGAAGTGGCCGGCGAGTACAGCGCTCCAACGATAGTCTGCGCCCACGGTGAGGTTAGGAACCTCAGCGACCCTGTTCACACCGTCATCGACTTCCTTCAGGAGAGCCTTGTAATAGCCGAAAAGCACGGGGTTGAAGAGATAGCCATAGACCCGGCGATAGGCTTCCTCCGCCCGGAGTGGCCGCCCTGGTACGAGTGGGACTCAAAGGTCATAGCCAACCTCGATATTCTCAAAATCTTCGGAAGGCCGATCCTTGTCGGGATATCTAGAAAATCGTTCATCGGGGCAATAACCGGAAGAAAAGACCCGGCGGAGAGATTGCCTGGAAGCTTGGCGGCGACAGCAATAGCGGTCTTCAACGGGGCGAACATAATCAGGACTCACGACGTTAAGGAGACCCTAGACGCGGTCAAGGTTGCCCACTTCATTCGGCGCTTTTCACCTTGA